One stretch of Lucilia cuprina isolate Lc7/37 chromosome 6, ASM2204524v1, whole genome shotgun sequence DNA includes these proteins:
- the LOC111679022 gene encoding uncharacterized protein LOC111679022 isoform X4: MRSCCICKKKDNPSSGSFFSIPKDERRKKWSDACQKNFGKSAKVCMDHFDSSSFIKIGSKVELVYNAIPSLHLFKDKTPSFSIETEEIVASNNDIFFESEINTGVAPNYYPPDPLSNDVVEDVLGENLLNINNNDLPDLFEGNPLVQIPIVKPENRSISTQTNTRICGTVEVSECAEEYRLNCFYCPVTYPLAYYKKFISHMKKKHTDFEAAFDIPKYVSDDHDYTPIIEPPLSPPIDAIVQTQPQEPLVIEANALLPCLVRLLKSAYNPFGTALSQNSNSTIAVQQKNTMVNCNNNEQFDNFVKPAIPALGKENKLQHPYMSNQNIQNFNLPEQSKNEKDKPLKKRTIKKSRTKSISGKSKEKVLSSGVIYLTNIKRQTALSRCLKRSSTIDTLEPPEPPEDDTSPIEDANVQPYTTELSFEYTPRDIIDSMLDCMKNYPVLWEFDAEPFNDDYYEAVEELCRVINKKWSMNIDNLKMRRSVNRVLRYYWSVYPLENVENIDQFTCYYDQLAAFLPASVHEIAYSRCSHCYRCYKNDSDLRAHLLEEFRHLQWPHKCVQCKECFRDINEFEFHKSLPHYLEVFRCEQCGKRYTQRNKFNKHVSIHQIKQSSEPGKYVCSVCGKEFKLSSELRNHLVYHGERKHKCNLCPKAFFTNATLRHHLRSHNKEYRLICEVCGKGFIHHTNLREHLKKHTGAKVTCNICNLKLRKSSLMRHLRTVHIACEGTIESTYRARNHHYRKLLQWPSKLYTRRTKYKKEKEYCCKICDIHFDGHKQIVEHNKEFHNNGQKWPCKLCTSEFNRKLNLSRHYRKKHQLHAYQVFKLVDKGEDVDTVLAIKPEELDRLTETLHYSLNTGLTGTNSTAAATAEAQKHITTETTTIIKTDPSPEEIYIEEERLHSDTIQDQIMQVVDEDNMASHDIKVDDDHYMNDFFTNLLK; encoded by the exons ATGAGAAGCTGCtgcatttgtaaaaaaaaagacaatCCATCAAGTGGAAGTTTTTTCTCAATTCCAAAAGATGAACGGAGAAAAAAGTGGAGCGACGCTTGccagaaaaattttggaaaaagtgCAAAAGTTTGCATGGACCATTTTGATTCATCCTCGTTTATTAAAATAGGTTCAAAAGTCGAATTAGTGTATAATGCTATTCCTTCGCTTCATCTTTTTAAAGACAAGACACCAAG tttttccATAGAGACGGAAGAGATTGTGGCAAGTAACAACGATATTTTTTTCGAAAG tgaaATCAATACCGGAGTTGCCCCAAACTACTACCCGCCAGATCCTCTAAGTAATGATGTTGTGGAAGATGTATTgggagaaaatttattaaatataaataacaatgaTCTGCCTGACCTTTTTGAGGGAAATCCTCTTGTACAAATACCAATCGTTAAGCCAGAAAATAGATCAATATCCACACAAACAAATACGCGTATCTGCGGCACAGTAGAAGTATCCGAGTGCGCGGAAGAATATCGCCTTAATTGTTTCTATTGTCCTGTAACATATCCATTGGCGTACTATAAAAAGTTCATAAGTCATATGAAAAAGAAACATACTGACTTTGAAGCAGCATTTGATATTCCCAAATATGTTTCAGACGACCACGATTATACTCCTATCATTGAGCCGCCTTTATCTCCACCAATTGATGCTATTGTACAAACTCAACCGCAAGAACCTCTGGTTATTGAGGCTAACGCTTTATTACCTTGTCTAGTACGATTATTAAAATCAGCCTATAATCCCTTTGGAACCGCTTTAAGTCAAAATTCCAATTCCACCATAGCAGTACAGCAGAAGAACACTATGGTTAATTGCAACAACAATGAACAATTCGATAATTTTGTAAAACCTGCAATACCAGCACTTGGAAAGGAGAATAAACTACAACATCCATATATGTCCAACCagaatatacaaaatttcaatttgccagAGCAatcgaaaaatgaaaaagacaaGCCGCTTAAAAAAAGAACTATTAAAAAATCCAGAACAAAAAGTATTTCGGGAAAAAGCAAGGAAAAG GTTCTCTCCTCGGgagtaatttatttaacaaatataaaacgg CAAACTGCTTTAAGTCGTTGTCTTAAGCGATCTAGTACAATTGATACATTAGAGCCGCCAGAGCCACCAGAAGATGACACTTCTCCTATAGAAGATGCAAATGTTCAGCCATATACAACCGAG CTTTCTTTCGAATACACGCCACGTGACATAATCGATTCCATGTTAGACTGTATGAAAAATTATCCTGTCTTGTGGGAGTTTGATGCTGAACCATTCAATGATGATTACTATGAAGCTGTTGAAGAATTGTGCCGTGTTATCAACAAAAAATGGTCTATGAATATAGATAATTTGAAAATGCGACGCAGTGTTAATCGTGTACTTAGATATTACTGGTCTGTTTATCCATTGGAAAATGTGGAAAATATTGATCAATTTACTTGCTACTATGATCAGTTGGCGGCCTTTTTACCAGCGTCTGTGCATGAAATAGCTTACTCTCGTTGTTCGCACTGTTATCGATGTTACAAGAATGATAGTGATCTAAGGGCTCATTTGTTGGAGGAATTTAGGCACCTTCAATGGCCCCACAAGTGTGTGCAATGCAAGGAATGTTTTAGGGATATTAATGAATTTGAATTTCACAAAAGTCTGCCTCACTATTTAGAAGTATTCAGATGTGAACAGTGCGGTAAGCGTTATACTCAACGCAATAAATTCAACAAACATGTTTCTATACaccaaataaaacaaagttcCGAACCTGGTAAATACGTGTGCAGTGTATGCGGCAAAGAATTTAAACTTAGCAGTGAATTGCGGAATCATTTGGTATATCACGGAGAGAGAAAACACAAGTGCAATTTATGTCCGAAAGCCTTTTTCACGAATGCCACTCTAAGACATCACTTAAGAAGTCATAATAAAGAATATCGCTTAATATGCGAGGTATGTGGCAAGGGCTTTATTCACCACACTAATCTCAGGGAGCATTTGAAAAAACACACTGGAGCTAAGGTCacttgtaatatttgcaatttgaaattaagaaaatcaaGTCTAATGCGACATCTACGTACAGTGCATATAGCCTGCGAGGGCACCATTGAAAGTACCTACAGAGCGAGAAATCATCATTATAGGAAATTACTACAATGGCCGAGTAAGCTCTATACTCGCCGCACCAAGTACAAAAAGGAGAAAGAATACTGTTGTAAAATCTGTGACATACATTTCGATGGCCACAAACAAATTGTTGAACACAATAAGGAGTTTCATAACAATGGCCAAAAGTGGCCGTGTAAATTATGTACTTCGGAATTTAATCGTAAACTAAATCTTAGTCGTCATTACCGCAAAAAACATCAGCTGCATGCTTATCAAGTTTTCAAATTAGTCGATAAGGGTGAAGATGTAGATACAGTGTTGGCAATAAAACCCGAAGAGTTGGATAGATTAACCGAAACTTTACATTATTCACTGAATACTGGACTGACTGGAACAAATagtacagcagcagcaacagccgAAGCACAGAAACATATAACAACCGAAACAACAACCATAATAAAAACAGATCCCTCACCAGAAGAGATATATATTGAGGAAGAGAGACTACACAGCGATACAATACAAGATCAAATAATGCAGGTCGTTGATGAGGATAACATGGCCTCACACGATATTAAAGTCGATGACGATCATTATATGAATGATTTTTTCACAAATCTCTTAAAATAA
- the LOC111679022 gene encoding zinc finger protein 354C-like isoform X6: MSILHMEIFLLKVLFSSFSIETEEIVASNNDIFFESEINTGVAPNYYPPDPLSNDVVEDVLGENLLNINNNDLPDLFEGNPLVQIPIVKPENRSISTQTNTRICGTVEVSECAEEYRLNCFYCPVTYPLAYYKKFISHMKKKHTDFEAAFDIPKYVSDDHDYTPIIEPPLSPPIDAIVQTQPQEPLVIEANALLPCLVRLLKSAYNPFGTALSQNSNSTIAVQQKNTMVNCNNNEQFDNFVKPAIPALGKENKLQHPYMSNQNIQNFNLPEQSKNEKDKPLKKRTIKKSRTKSISGKSKEKVLSSGVIYLTNIKRQTALSRCLKRSSTIDTLEPPEPPEDDTSPIEDANVQPYTTELSFEYTPRDIIDSMLDCMKNYPVLWEFDAEPFNDDYYEAVEELCRVINKKWSMNIDNLKMRRSVNRVLRYYWSVYPLENVENIDQFTCYYDQLAAFLPASVHEIAYSRCSHCYRCYKNDSDLRAHLLEEFRHLQWPHKCVQCKECFRDINEFEFHKSLPHYLEVFRCEQCGKRYTQRNKFNKHVSIHQIKQSSEPGKYVCSVCGKEFKLSSELRNHLVYHGERKHKCNLCPKAFFTNATLRHHLRSHNKEYRLICEVCGKGFIHHTNLREHLKKHTGAKVTCNICNLKLRKSSLMRHLRTVHIACEGTIESTYRARNHHYRKLLQWPSKLYTRRTKYKKEKEYCCKICDIHFDGHKQIVEHNKEFHNNGQKWPCKLCTSEFNRKLNLSRHYRKKHQLHAYQVFKLVDKGEDVDTVLAIKPEELDRLTETLHYSLNTGLTGTNSTAAATAEAQKHITTETTTIIKTDPSPEEIYIEEERLHSDTIQDQIMQVVDEDNMASHDIKVDDDHYMNDFFTNLLK; the protein is encoded by the exons tattattttctagtttttccATAGAGACGGAAGAGATTGTGGCAAGTAACAACGATATTTTTTTCGAAAG tgaaATCAATACCGGAGTTGCCCCAAACTACTACCCGCCAGATCCTCTAAGTAATGATGTTGTGGAAGATGTATTgggagaaaatttattaaatataaataacaatgaTCTGCCTGACCTTTTTGAGGGAAATCCTCTTGTACAAATACCAATCGTTAAGCCAGAAAATAGATCAATATCCACACAAACAAATACGCGTATCTGCGGCACAGTAGAAGTATCCGAGTGCGCGGAAGAATATCGCCTTAATTGTTTCTATTGTCCTGTAACATATCCATTGGCGTACTATAAAAAGTTCATAAGTCATATGAAAAAGAAACATACTGACTTTGAAGCAGCATTTGATATTCCCAAATATGTTTCAGACGACCACGATTATACTCCTATCATTGAGCCGCCTTTATCTCCACCAATTGATGCTATTGTACAAACTCAACCGCAAGAACCTCTGGTTATTGAGGCTAACGCTTTATTACCTTGTCTAGTACGATTATTAAAATCAGCCTATAATCCCTTTGGAACCGCTTTAAGTCAAAATTCCAATTCCACCATAGCAGTACAGCAGAAGAACACTATGGTTAATTGCAACAACAATGAACAATTCGATAATTTTGTAAAACCTGCAATACCAGCACTTGGAAAGGAGAATAAACTACAACATCCATATATGTCCAACCagaatatacaaaatttcaatttgccagAGCAatcgaaaaatgaaaaagacaaGCCGCTTAAAAAAAGAACTATTAAAAAATCCAGAACAAAAAGTATTTCGGGAAAAAGCAAGGAAAAG GTTCTCTCCTCGGgagtaatttatttaacaaatataaaacgg CAAACTGCTTTAAGTCGTTGTCTTAAGCGATCTAGTACAATTGATACATTAGAGCCGCCAGAGCCACCAGAAGATGACACTTCTCCTATAGAAGATGCAAATGTTCAGCCATATACAACCGAG CTTTCTTTCGAATACACGCCACGTGACATAATCGATTCCATGTTAGACTGTATGAAAAATTATCCTGTCTTGTGGGAGTTTGATGCTGAACCATTCAATGATGATTACTATGAAGCTGTTGAAGAATTGTGCCGTGTTATCAACAAAAAATGGTCTATGAATATAGATAATTTGAAAATGCGACGCAGTGTTAATCGTGTACTTAGATATTACTGGTCTGTTTATCCATTGGAAAATGTGGAAAATATTGATCAATTTACTTGCTACTATGATCAGTTGGCGGCCTTTTTACCAGCGTCTGTGCATGAAATAGCTTACTCTCGTTGTTCGCACTGTTATCGATGTTACAAGAATGATAGTGATCTAAGGGCTCATTTGTTGGAGGAATTTAGGCACCTTCAATGGCCCCACAAGTGTGTGCAATGCAAGGAATGTTTTAGGGATATTAATGAATTTGAATTTCACAAAAGTCTGCCTCACTATTTAGAAGTATTCAGATGTGAACAGTGCGGTAAGCGTTATACTCAACGCAATAAATTCAACAAACATGTTTCTATACaccaaataaaacaaagttcCGAACCTGGTAAATACGTGTGCAGTGTATGCGGCAAAGAATTTAAACTTAGCAGTGAATTGCGGAATCATTTGGTATATCACGGAGAGAGAAAACACAAGTGCAATTTATGTCCGAAAGCCTTTTTCACGAATGCCACTCTAAGACATCACTTAAGAAGTCATAATAAAGAATATCGCTTAATATGCGAGGTATGTGGCAAGGGCTTTATTCACCACACTAATCTCAGGGAGCATTTGAAAAAACACACTGGAGCTAAGGTCacttgtaatatttgcaatttgaaattaagaaaatcaaGTCTAATGCGACATCTACGTACAGTGCATATAGCCTGCGAGGGCACCATTGAAAGTACCTACAGAGCGAGAAATCATCATTATAGGAAATTACTACAATGGCCGAGTAAGCTCTATACTCGCCGCACCAAGTACAAAAAGGAGAAAGAATACTGTTGTAAAATCTGTGACATACATTTCGATGGCCACAAACAAATTGTTGAACACAATAAGGAGTTTCATAACAATGGCCAAAAGTGGCCGTGTAAATTATGTACTTCGGAATTTAATCGTAAACTAAATCTTAGTCGTCATTACCGCAAAAAACATCAGCTGCATGCTTATCAAGTTTTCAAATTAGTCGATAAGGGTGAAGATGTAGATACAGTGTTGGCAATAAAACCCGAAGAGTTGGATAGATTAACCGAAACTTTACATTATTCACTGAATACTGGACTGACTGGAACAAATagtacagcagcagcaacagccgAAGCACAGAAACATATAACAACCGAAACAACAACCATAATAAAAACAGATCCCTCACCAGAAGAGATATATATTGAGGAAGAGAGACTACACAGCGATACAATACAAGATCAAATAATGCAGGTCGTTGATGAGGATAACATGGCCTCACACGATATTAAAGTCGATGACGATCATTATATGAATGATTTTTTCACAAATCTCTTAAAATAA
- the LOC111679022 gene encoding uncharacterized protein LOC111679022 isoform X1, translated as MKICSLCGKRYKKGNGSFFCIPKDERKAMWDEACHRILSPNGMICMDHFHSSSFIKSSRCTTLTYYAVPLVKPFDRNEIVSSDNKTELTNSDRQMSSPMHSLCPSEENLEQSCDEEQEVEILDNELHEVEINTGVAPNYYPPDPLSNDVVEDVLGENLLNINNNDLPDLFEGNPLVQIPIVKPENRSISTQTNTRICGTVEVSECAEEYRLNCFYCPVTYPLAYYKKFISHMKKKHTDFEAAFDIPKYVSDDHDYTPIIEPPLSPPIDAIVQTQPQEPLVIEANALLPCLVRLLKSAYNPFGTALSQNSNSTIAVQQKNTMVNCNNNEQFDNFVKPAIPALGKENKLQHPYMSNQNIQNFNLPEQSKNEKDKPLKKRTIKKSRTKSISGKSKEKVLSSGVIYLTNIKRQTALSRCLKRSSTIDTLEPPEPPEDDTSPIEDANVQPYTTELSFEYTPRDIIDSMLDCMKNYPVLWEFDAEPFNDDYYEAVEELCRVINKKWSMNIDNLKMRRSVNRVLRYYWSVYPLENVENIDQFTCYYDQLAAFLPASVHEIAYSRCSHCYRCYKNDSDLRAHLLEEFRHLQWPHKCVQCKECFRDINEFEFHKSLPHYLEVFRCEQCGKRYTQRNKFNKHVSIHQIKQSSEPGKYVCSVCGKEFKLSSELRNHLVYHGERKHKCNLCPKAFFTNATLRHHLRSHNKEYRLICEVCGKGFIHHTNLREHLKKHTGAKVTCNICNLKLRKSSLMRHLRTVHIACEGTIESTYRARNHHYRKLLQWPSKLYTRRTKYKKEKEYCCKICDIHFDGHKQIVEHNKEFHNNGQKWPCKLCTSEFNRKLNLSRHYRKKHQLHAYQVFKLVDKGEDVDTVLAIKPEELDRLTETLHYSLNTGLTGTNSTAAATAEAQKHITTETTTIIKTDPSPEEIYIEEERLHSDTIQDQIMQVVDEDNMASHDIKVDDDHYMNDFFTNLLK; from the exons atgaaaatttgcagCCTTTGTGGAAAAAGATATAAGAAAGGCAATGGAAGTTTCTTCTGCATACCAAAAGATGAAAGAAAAGCTATGTGGGACGAAGCTTGCCATAGGATTTTATCGCCAAATGGAATGATTTGCATGGACCACTTTCATTCATCTTCATTTATTAAATCGTCGCGGTGTACAACATTGACGTATTACGCAGTTCCCTTAGTTAAGCCCTTTGATAGAAACGAAATAGTTTCTTCAgataataaaactgaactaacaAACAGTGACAGACAAATGTCTTCCCCAATGCATTCGTTATGTCCATCGGAAGAAAACCTAGAACAGTCCTGCGACGAAGAACAAGAAGTAGAAATATTGGACAATGAATTGCATGAAGT tgaaATCAATACCGGAGTTGCCCCAAACTACTACCCGCCAGATCCTCTAAGTAATGATGTTGTGGAAGATGTATTgggagaaaatttattaaatataaataacaatgaTCTGCCTGACCTTTTTGAGGGAAATCCTCTTGTACAAATACCAATCGTTAAGCCAGAAAATAGATCAATATCCACACAAACAAATACGCGTATCTGCGGCACAGTAGAAGTATCCGAGTGCGCGGAAGAATATCGCCTTAATTGTTTCTATTGTCCTGTAACATATCCATTGGCGTACTATAAAAAGTTCATAAGTCATATGAAAAAGAAACATACTGACTTTGAAGCAGCATTTGATATTCCCAAATATGTTTCAGACGACCACGATTATACTCCTATCATTGAGCCGCCTTTATCTCCACCAATTGATGCTATTGTACAAACTCAACCGCAAGAACCTCTGGTTATTGAGGCTAACGCTTTATTACCTTGTCTAGTACGATTATTAAAATCAGCCTATAATCCCTTTGGAACCGCTTTAAGTCAAAATTCCAATTCCACCATAGCAGTACAGCAGAAGAACACTATGGTTAATTGCAACAACAATGAACAATTCGATAATTTTGTAAAACCTGCAATACCAGCACTTGGAAAGGAGAATAAACTACAACATCCATATATGTCCAACCagaatatacaaaatttcaatttgccagAGCAatcgaaaaatgaaaaagacaaGCCGCTTAAAAAAAGAACTATTAAAAAATCCAGAACAAAAAGTATTTCGGGAAAAAGCAAGGAAAAG GTTCTCTCCTCGGgagtaatttatttaacaaatataaaacgg CAAACTGCTTTAAGTCGTTGTCTTAAGCGATCTAGTACAATTGATACATTAGAGCCGCCAGAGCCACCAGAAGATGACACTTCTCCTATAGAAGATGCAAATGTTCAGCCATATACAACCGAG CTTTCTTTCGAATACACGCCACGTGACATAATCGATTCCATGTTAGACTGTATGAAAAATTATCCTGTCTTGTGGGAGTTTGATGCTGAACCATTCAATGATGATTACTATGAAGCTGTTGAAGAATTGTGCCGTGTTATCAACAAAAAATGGTCTATGAATATAGATAATTTGAAAATGCGACGCAGTGTTAATCGTGTACTTAGATATTACTGGTCTGTTTATCCATTGGAAAATGTGGAAAATATTGATCAATTTACTTGCTACTATGATCAGTTGGCGGCCTTTTTACCAGCGTCTGTGCATGAAATAGCTTACTCTCGTTGTTCGCACTGTTATCGATGTTACAAGAATGATAGTGATCTAAGGGCTCATTTGTTGGAGGAATTTAGGCACCTTCAATGGCCCCACAAGTGTGTGCAATGCAAGGAATGTTTTAGGGATATTAATGAATTTGAATTTCACAAAAGTCTGCCTCACTATTTAGAAGTATTCAGATGTGAACAGTGCGGTAAGCGTTATACTCAACGCAATAAATTCAACAAACATGTTTCTATACaccaaataaaacaaagttcCGAACCTGGTAAATACGTGTGCAGTGTATGCGGCAAAGAATTTAAACTTAGCAGTGAATTGCGGAATCATTTGGTATATCACGGAGAGAGAAAACACAAGTGCAATTTATGTCCGAAAGCCTTTTTCACGAATGCCACTCTAAGACATCACTTAAGAAGTCATAATAAAGAATATCGCTTAATATGCGAGGTATGTGGCAAGGGCTTTATTCACCACACTAATCTCAGGGAGCATTTGAAAAAACACACTGGAGCTAAGGTCacttgtaatatttgcaatttgaaattaagaaaatcaaGTCTAATGCGACATCTACGTACAGTGCATATAGCCTGCGAGGGCACCATTGAAAGTACCTACAGAGCGAGAAATCATCATTATAGGAAATTACTACAATGGCCGAGTAAGCTCTATACTCGCCGCACCAAGTACAAAAAGGAGAAAGAATACTGTTGTAAAATCTGTGACATACATTTCGATGGCCACAAACAAATTGTTGAACACAATAAGGAGTTTCATAACAATGGCCAAAAGTGGCCGTGTAAATTATGTACTTCGGAATTTAATCGTAAACTAAATCTTAGTCGTCATTACCGCAAAAAACATCAGCTGCATGCTTATCAAGTTTTCAAATTAGTCGATAAGGGTGAAGATGTAGATACAGTGTTGGCAATAAAACCCGAAGAGTTGGATAGATTAACCGAAACTTTACATTATTCACTGAATACTGGACTGACTGGAACAAATagtacagcagcagcaacagccgAAGCACAGAAACATATAACAACCGAAACAACAACCATAATAAAAACAGATCCCTCACCAGAAGAGATATATATTGAGGAAGAGAGACTACACAGCGATACAATACAAGATCAAATAATGCAGGTCGTTGATGAGGATAACATGGCCTCACACGATATTAAAGTCGATGACGATCATTATATGAATGATTTTTTCACAAATCTCTTAAAATAA